In a genomic window of Agarivorans albus:
- the modA gene encoding molybdate ABC transporter substrate-binding protein: MVARLACIVAVFVSSIALAKPVTIAVAANFKQTLELLAEDFKSQHTEFNYRISSASTGILYNQISHGAPFDLFFSADDIRPKQLVEEGKARQQMAYAYGQLVFWAPSFLNKNGDKVTDSSLWDNWEQMYAYANPTLAPYGLAAEQLAKQKNNDAKIVLANNVSQVFQFISTGNVAAGFVARSIQTDFNGSYWLVPQDLHKGVAQHVALLSDESQAIEFYNYLLSENAQTIITENGYLLPKI; encoded by the coding sequence ATGGTAGCCCGTTTAGCTTGTATAGTTGCTGTTTTTGTTAGCTCAATTGCTCTCGCTAAGCCCGTTACCATCGCTGTGGCTGCCAATTTTAAACAAACTTTAGAACTATTAGCTGAAGACTTTAAAAGCCAACATACTGAATTCAACTACAGAATATCTAGCGCTTCTACCGGGATTTTGTATAACCAAATAAGTCACGGTGCCCCCTTCGATTTATTCTTCTCGGCTGATGACATTCGGCCAAAACAGCTGGTAGAAGAAGGAAAAGCGCGCCAGCAAATGGCCTATGCGTATGGCCAGTTGGTATTTTGGGCTCCAAGCTTTTTAAATAAAAATGGCGATAAGGTAACAGATAGCAGTTTATGGGATAACTGGGAACAGATGTATGCCTACGCTAACCCAACACTAGCACCATATGGTTTGGCAGCCGAGCAATTAGCTAAACAGAAAAATAATGATGCCAAAATAGTGTTAGCGAATAATGTATCTCAAGTATTTCAATTTATCTCTACTGGTAATGTCGCAGCAGGATTTGTAGCTCGCTCAATTCAAACTGATTTTAATGGGTCTTATTGGTTGGTACCGCAAGATTTACATAAGGGCGTTGCTCAGCATGTTGCGTTGCTTAGCGATGAATCTCAAGCTATTGAATTTTATAACTACTTGTTAAGCGAGAACGCACAAACTATTATCACTGAAAATGGATATTTGTTACCCAAAATATGA
- the moaD gene encoding molybdopterin converting factor subunit 1, whose amino-acid sequence MIIKVLFFARLKEQLGESSINIELVEGSDTNTLKETLLARGEQWLALNDEAILTAVNQNHLSQVVTLNNGDEVAFFPPVTGG is encoded by the coding sequence ATGATAATTAAAGTACTATTTTTCGCTCGTTTAAAAGAGCAGTTAGGCGAAAGCTCGATAAATATTGAGTTAGTAGAAGGTAGCGATACTAATACCTTAAAGGAAACGCTGCTTGCTAGAGGTGAGCAATGGTTGGCCTTAAATGATGAGGCGATTTTGACGGCAGTTAACCAAAACCATCTTAGCCAAGTTGTAACGCTAAATAACGGTGATGAAGTTGCATTTTTTCCCCCTGTTACAGGCGGTTAG
- the moaB gene encoding molybdenum cofactor biosynthesis protein B, whose product MSHLANDTQTFLNIAVLTVSDTRNEDTDTSGRYLAEALTEAGHKLADKQIVIDDVYQIRATLSNWIADPSIDCVISTGGTGFTARDNTPEAVSVLFDKDIEGFGELFRHISYTEIGTSTVQSRALGGFANKTVIFCVPGSTNACKTAWQKILLEQLNSTHKPCNFVPHTGQK is encoded by the coding sequence ATGAGCCATCTGGCCAACGATACGCAAACCTTCTTAAACATCGCGGTATTAACCGTTTCCGATACACGTAATGAAGATACTGATACTTCAGGACGTTATTTGGCCGAAGCTCTTACAGAAGCCGGCCACAAACTGGCTGATAAACAAATTGTTATTGACGATGTTTATCAAATTAGAGCCACATTAAGTAATTGGATTGCTGACCCGTCAATAGACTGTGTTATCTCTACCGGAGGCACCGGTTTTACTGCACGAGATAATACTCCAGAAGCGGTAAGTGTATTATTTGACAAAGACATTGAAGGTTTTGGAGAATTGTTCCGCCATATTTCTTATACCGAGATTGGAACATCTACAGTGCAAAGTCGCGCATTAGGCGGGTTTGCCAATAAAACTGTGATCTTTTGTGTTCCTGGGTCAACCAACGCCTGTAAAACAGCATGGCAGAAAATCTTGTTAGAGCAATTAAATAGCACTCATAAACCCTGTAATTTTGTGCCTCATACAGGTCAAAAATAA
- the moaE gene encoding molybdopterin synthase catalytic subunit MoaE, whose amino-acid sequence MIKVQLEDFDVGEEYQRLRERASAGAIVFFVGLVRDMNLDQQVKGLQLEHYPGMTELQLEKIVAEAKTRWPIQDASIVHRVGDLDVSDQIVFVGVNSAHREASFEACHFIMDYLKTKATFWKKERTLGGDVWLDARESDLKAKDKW is encoded by the coding sequence ATGATTAAAGTACAGCTAGAAGATTTTGACGTTGGAGAGGAATACCAACGTTTGCGAGAGCGAGCGAGTGCTGGCGCTATCGTATTTTTTGTTGGTCTAGTTAGAGATATGAACTTAGATCAACAGGTTAAGGGGCTTCAGCTGGAGCATTACCCGGGTATGACCGAGTTGCAGCTGGAGAAAATTGTCGCTGAAGCAAAAACGCGCTGGCCAATCCAAGACGCAAGTATTGTGCATAGGGTTGGGGATTTAGATGTCAGTGATCAAATCGTTTTTGTTGGGGTAAATAGTGCTCATAGGGAAGCATCCTTTGAAGCCTGCCATTTCATAATGGACTACCTTAAAACTAAGGCTACCTTTTGGAAAAAAGAGCGCACTTTAGGCGGTGATGTATGGCTTGATGCTCGTGAGTCCGATCTTAAAGCGAAAGATAAATGGTAG
- the moaC gene encoding cyclic pyranopterin monophosphate synthase MoaC yields the protein MMSEFTHINASGEAIMVDVSEKTETSRIAKAQALVQVNQLTVDSLLNGEQHKGDVFACARIAGIQAAKKTSELIPLCHPLMLSKVTVDLSLDEKTGIIAVVSTAKLKGQTGVEMEALTAASVAALTIYDMCKAIQKDIIIKDVKLLEKHGGKSGSFSAE from the coding sequence ATAATGAGTGAATTTACTCATATTAATGCTTCTGGTGAAGCAATTATGGTGGACGTCTCAGAAAAGACCGAGACAAGCCGAATCGCTAAAGCACAGGCTTTGGTACAAGTTAATCAGCTAACCGTAGATAGCTTGCTAAATGGAGAACAGCACAAGGGGGATGTGTTTGCATGTGCTCGTATAGCTGGAATTCAAGCGGCTAAAAAAACATCCGAGTTGATTCCACTATGCCATCCCTTAATGTTAAGTAAGGTTACCGTTGATTTAAGCTTAGATGAAAAAACAGGCATTATTGCGGTAGTAAGCACCGCTAAACTAAAAGGCCAAACCGGCGTAGAGATGGAAGCGTTAACCGCTGCTAGCGTAGCTGCGCTAACAATTTATGATATGTGTAAAGCGATTCAAAAAGACATCATTATTAAAGATGTAAAGCTACTAGAAAAGCATGGCGGAAAATCAGGTTCGTTTAGCGCCGAATAA